The Methanobacteriaceae archaeon genome has a window encoding:
- a CDS encoding ATP-binding protein produces the protein MECYITYSVKGFLAFNNENELICEKLFPEDEIINRLAEINDKNIVKEEIEIIEEVSKDYDEIIIESNKRRSDYNNDKVTIKTPNQGGDYLRDNYDKFGLDSEEITSIYRSLAIHKIKKESASEDKHLIQAINSIDEIDESISKLIERIREWYALYFPEMDVIRNNETYIKLISQNKTKEKIIEAKPDAFPDDIIDLEEDINPLDLEIMNNYAKSIYELQQSRKNLEEYIEKKMEDIAPNLKLLVGSSLGAKLISHAGGLKRLAVYSSSTVQIMGAEKALFRHLKSGDRPPKYGLIYQHPQVRGAKWWNRGKVARMLAGMISHAVRRDVFTKTFDENAADEFLSKVEEIEKNNPFPTKTTKRRKEEKSKSKKSKKKGKKKKKRR, from the coding sequence ATGGAATGTTATATAACTTACTCAGTTAAAGGATTTTTAGCTTTTAATAATGAAAATGAATTAATATGCGAAAAATTGTTTCCTGAAGATGAAATAATTAATAGATTAGCTGAAATTAACGATAAAAATATAGTTAAGGAAGAAATTGAAATAATTGAAGAGGTTTCAAAAGACTATGATGAAATTATAATTGAATCCAATAAACGACGCTCTGATTATAACAATGATAAAGTAACTATCAAAACACCAAATCAGGGTGGAGATTATCTAAGAGACAATTATGATAAATTTGGACTTGACAGTGAAGAGATAACCTCCATTTACAGAAGTTTAGCTATCCATAAGATTAAAAAAGAATCTGCTTCTGAAGACAAACATTTAATTCAAGCTATTAATTCCATTGACGAAATTGACGAAAGCATCTCTAAATTAATTGAGAGAATTAGAGAGTGGTATGCCCTTTATTTCCCAGAAATGGATGTTATTCGCAATAATGAAACTTACATTAAATTAATCTCCCAAAACAAAACCAAAGAGAAAATTATTGAAGCAAAACCTGATGCATTTCCAGACGACATTATTGACCTTGAAGAAGACATAAATCCATTAGATTTGGAAATTATGAACAATTATGCAAAATCCATTTATGAACTTCAGCAATCAAGAAAAAATCTTGAAGAATATATTGAAAAGAAAATGGAAGATATTGCTCCTAATCTAAAGCTTTTAGTTGGATCATCACTTGGTGCAAAATTAATTTCACATGCTGGAGGTCTTAAAAGACTTGCTGTATACTCATCAAGTACAGTTCAGATAATGGGTGCAGAAAAAGCATTATTCAGACATTTAAAAAGCGGAGACAGGCCACCTAAATACGGATTAATTTATCAACACCCTCAAGTTAGAGGAGCAAAATGGTGGAATCGTGGAAAAGTCGCAAGAATGCTTGCTGGAATGATATCTCACGCAGTTAGAAGAGATGTTTTTACTAAAACCTTTGATGAAAATGCTGCTGACGAATTCTTATCAAAAGTTGAAGAAATAGAAAAAAATAATCCATTTCCAACAAAAACAACCAAAAGAAGAAAAGAAGAAAAGTCAAAATCCAAAAAGAGTAAGAAAAAAGGGAAGAAAAAGAAAAAAAGGAGATAG
- a CDS encoding DNA-directed DNA polymerase: protein MQRNVVILDIDYVTYEDKPVIRLFSKDGDKNVILIDDTFEPYLYVMSDDLDVCISEIQDALDVVRIEKVTKKDFQIENEFLKVTFKHPQELAKNRDALRDLESVIQIREFDIPFYRRYLMDRDVIPMTEVVAVGDKIDSFLDLDSTKQDIEIIKLTQDLKRTSEYPNDFRILSFDLEVRNPHGMPDSDVDEIIMIGVSSNFGINQVISTKTNSDSRDDFVNQLGSEKEMIEEFVKIIKENNVDILVGYNSDNFDFPYLKERAKILGVDLDIGMDGSDIKFIRRGYANAASFKGLIHVDLYLVMRRYMSLERYTLERVYYELFGEEKIDVPGDRIWEFWDNGGEELDNLFDYSLDDVVSTLKIAQQTLPLNLELTRIIGQPLFDVSRMATGQQAEWFLVKQAYFDNEVVPNKQGANFANRAAAEDNEGGYVREPEKGLHENLVQFDFRSLYPSIIISKNISPDVMYLGDVENEDEYNIAPEHGIKFKKDPQGFIPSVIDKILQERFRIKREMKASDDDAERKALDVQQQAIKRLANTMYGIYGFPRFRWYSFECAKAITSWGRQYIKSSIEKAEEFGFYAIYADTDGFYAKYKKEKD from the coding sequence ATGCAGAGAAATGTAGTTATTTTAGACATTGATTATGTTACCTATGAAGATAAACCTGTTATCAGATTATTTTCAAAGGATGGGGATAAGAATGTCATATTAATTGATGATACCTTTGAACCATATTTATATGTCATGTCTGATGATTTGGATGTATGCATTAGTGAAATTCAGGATGCTCTTGATGTTGTAAGAATTGAAAAGGTTACAAAAAAGGATTTCCAGATTGAAAACGAATTTTTAAAAGTCACATTCAAACATCCTCAGGAACTTGCAAAAAACAGAGATGCCCTAAGGGATTTGGAAAGTGTAATTCAAATCAGGGAATTCGATATTCCATTTTATAGAAGATATCTTATGGATAGAGATGTTATCCCTATGACTGAAGTAGTTGCAGTTGGGGATAAAATCGACTCATTTTTGGACTTGGATTCAACCAAACAGGATATTGAAATTATTAAACTCACACAGGACTTAAAAAGAACTTCCGAATATCCAAATGATTTTCGTATATTGAGCTTTGACTTGGAAGTTAGAAACCCTCATGGAATGCCCGACAGCGATGTTGATGAAATAATCATGATTGGTGTTTCAAGTAATTTTGGAATAAATCAGGTTATTTCAACCAAAACAAACTCTGATAGTCGTGATGATTTTGTAAATCAGCTTGGATCTGAAAAAGAAATGATTGAAGAGTTTGTTAAAATAATCAAAGAAAACAATGTAGATATTCTTGTAGGATATAATTCAGATAACTTTGACTTCCCATATCTTAAAGAAAGAGCTAAAATATTAGGTGTAGATTTGGATATTGGTATGGATGGATCTGATATTAAATTTATTAGAAGAGGATATGCAAATGCAGCATCCTTTAAAGGATTAATTCATGTTGATTTATACTTAGTTATGAGAAGATACATGTCTCTTGAGAGATATACTCTTGAGAGAGTTTACTATGAGTTATTTGGTGAAGAAAAGATAGATGTTCCGGGAGATAGAATTTGGGAATTCTGGGACAATGGTGGTGAAGAATTAGACAATCTATTTGATTATTCACTTGATGATGTTGTATCAACATTAAAAATTGCACAACAAACATTACCACTTAACTTAGAACTTACTCGTATTATAGGTCAGCCTCTTTTTGATGTTTCTCGTATGGCAACAGGTCAGCAGGCTGAATGGTTTTTAGTAAAACAGGCTTATTTTGACAATGAAGTAGTTCCAAACAAACAGGGAGCTAACTTTGCAAATCGTGCAGCTGCTGAGGATAATGAAGGTGGATATGTAAGAGAACCTGAAAAAGGATTACATGAAAATCTGGTTCAATTCGACTTTAGAAGCCTATACCCAAGTATTATTATATCAAAAAACATTTCTCCTGATGTAATGTATTTAGGGGATGTTGAAAATGAAGATGAATATAATATTGCACCTGAACATGGAATCAAATTTAAAAAAGATCCACAGGGATTCATTCCTTCAGTTATAGATAAGATTTTGCAGGAACGTTTCAGAATAAAACGTGAAATGAAAGCATCTGATGATGATGCAGAAAGAAAAGCTCTTGATGTACAACAACAGGCTATTAAAAGATTGGCAAATACTATGTATGGTATTTACGGTTTTCCAAGGTTTAGATGGTATTCATTTGAATGCGCTAAAGCTATTACATCATGGGGAAGACAATATATTAAATCATCAATAGAAAAAGCTGAAGAATTCGGTTTTTATGCAATATATGCAGATACTGATGGTTTTTATGCGAAATATAAAAAAGAAAAAGATTAA
- a CDS encoding glycosyl transferase yields MSDEHYNDLKYELELKNAEIDELNMVVEEKNEEINKLKLYATKLKYEKKNLEDKLDTKIDYDKATMKELDDLLDKIKEKDAIIDDKQDQVKYLRSLIDDYKTQVNNNTENLEIQLRKISKTYEDLLKQKDAIIEKQDEQISNLLKSKEEIIKSNKTNIISLKLQNEKYSEIIDKLTKTN; encoded by the coding sequence ATGTCTGATGAACATTATAATGATTTAAAATATGAATTGGAACTTAAAAATGCTGAAATTGATGAGCTTAATATGGTAGTTGAAGAAAAAAATGAAGAGATTAATAAATTAAAATTATATGCTACCAAATTGAAGTATGAAAAGAAAAACTTGGAAGATAAGCTTGATACAAAAATTGATTATGATAAAGCTACCATGAAAGAATTGGATGATTTATTAGATAAAATCAAAGAAAAAGATGCTATTATTGATGATAAACAAGATCAGGTTAAGTATCTTCGCTCATTAATTGATGATTATAAAACTCAGGTAAACAACAATACTGAAAACCTTGAAATTCAACTTAGAAAAATCTCTAAAACCTATGAAGATTTATTAAAACAAAAAGATGCTATTATTGAAAAGCAGGATGAACAAATTTCAAATCTACTCAAATCCAAAGAAGAAATAATTAAATCAAATAAAACCAACATAATTAGTTTAAAATTACAAAATGAAAAATATAGTGAAATCATTGATAAATTAACAAAAACTAATTAA
- a CDS encoding beta-CASP ribonuclease aCPSF1: MASDILEDIKKEILQKLPKEIQVSKVEFEGPEVVVYTKNPEIITENGDLIRSLAKELRKRIIIRSDKSALLDNEATINKIHEIVPDGAEITDIYFDTVTGEVVITAKKPGLVIGKYGVTSRNIVKNTGWAPKILRTPPISSDIIGKIRTIQKNSSKDRKKLLQRLGRQIHQGSKYPNDWARVTSMGGFKEVGRSSMLLQTPNSRVLLDCGVNVAASDNKNAFPYLNVPEFSIEELDAVIISHAHLDHCGFVPYLFHYGYDGPVYCTTPTRDLTTLLQFDHLDIAHREGNPLPFTSKHVKQAIKNTITLDYGEVTDISPDIRLTLHNAGHILGSAISHMHIGDGAHNLVYTGDFKYEPSRLLEPATIRFPRAETVIMESTYGGREDIQPSRNNAEKEMMKTIYKTLKRGGKVLVPVFAVGRAQELMVVLEEYMRHGLIDEVPILIDGMIWEATAIHTARPEYLSKDLRDQIFHMGRNPFVSDMFIKVQNHDQRKEIVESKDPAIILSTSGMLTGGNSVEYFKWLCEDERNTLIFVGYQSEGSMGRRVQKGWKEIPLEDDDGKTRIFNVGMEIKTINGFSGHSNRRQLMEYVKRLNPRPEKVITCHGDPYKTVDLASSIHRSYKIETKTPINLDSVRIH; encoded by the coding sequence ATGGCTTCAGATATTTTAGAAGATATTAAAAAAGAGATTTTGCAAAAACTACCTAAAGAAATTCAGGTTTCAAAAGTAGAATTTGAAGGACCGGAAGTAGTAGTTTATACTAAAAATCCAGAAATTATAACAGAAAACGGTGATTTAATAAGATCACTTGCTAAAGAACTTAGAAAAAGAATTATTATCAGATCAGATAAAAGCGCATTACTCGATAATGAAGCAACTATTAATAAAATTCACGAAATTGTTCCTGACGGAGCAGAAATTACTGACATTTATTTTGATACTGTAACTGGAGAAGTAGTTATTACTGCTAAAAAACCAGGTCTCGTTATTGGAAAATACGGTGTTACTTCTAGAAATATTGTTAAAAATACCGGATGGGCTCCTAAAATTTTAAGAACACCACCAATAAGCTCAGACATCATTGGAAAAATCAGAACTATTCAGAAAAATAGTAGTAAAGACAGGAAAAAATTATTACAACGTCTTGGACGTCAAATTCACCAAGGAAGTAAATACCCAAATGACTGGGCAAGAGTTACTTCAATGGGAGGATTTAAAGAAGTTGGACGTTCATCCATGCTCTTACAAACACCAAACAGTCGTGTTTTATTAGACTGTGGAGTTAACGTTGCAGCATCTGACAATAAAAATGCATTCCCTTATTTAAATGTACCAGAATTTTCAATTGAAGAATTAGATGCAGTCATTATATCTCACGCTCACTTAGATCATTGTGGATTTGTACCTTATTTATTCCATTACGGATATGATGGACCAGTATACTGTACAACCCCAACTAGAGACTTAACCACACTTTTACAATTCGACCATCTTGATATTGCTCACAGAGAAGGCAATCCTTTACCATTTACATCAAAACATGTAAAACAAGCTATTAAAAATACTATTACCTTAGATTATGGTGAAGTAACAGACATCTCACCAGATATCAGATTAACATTACATAACGCAGGTCACATCTTAGGTTCTGCAATTTCCCATATGCACATTGGAGATGGAGCTCACAACTTAGTATATACTGGAGACTTCAAATATGAACCATCCAGATTATTAGAACCTGCAACCATTCGTTTCCCACGTGCTGAAACCGTAATTATGGAAAGTACCTACGGTGGAAGAGAAGATATTCAACCTTCCAGAAACAATGCTGAAAAAGAAATGATGAAAACTATTTACAAAACCCTCAAACGTGGAGGAAAAGTATTAGTTCCAGTATTTGCTGTAGGAAGAGCACAAGAACTTATGGTTGTTTTAGAAGAGTACATGAGACACGGATTAATTGATGAAGTTCCTATCTTAATTGACGGAATGATTTGGGAAGCAACTGCAATCCACACCGCAAGACCTGAATACTTAAGTAAAGACTTAAGAGACCAAATCTTCCACATGGGCAGAAACCCATTTGTTTCCGACATGTTTATTAAAGTTCAAAATCACGACCAAAGAAAAGAAATTGTTGAAAGTAAAGACCCTGCAATTATCTTATCCACATCAGGTATGTTAACTGGAGGAAACTCCGTAGAATACTTCAAATGGTTATGTGAAGATGAAAGAAATACTTTAATCTTTGTAGGATACCAGTCTGAAGGTTCCATGGGTAGAAGAGTTCAAAAAGGTTGGAAAGAAATTCCTCTTGAAGATGATGATGGAAAAACAAGAATATTCAATGTTGGAATGGAAATTAAAACAATTAATGGATTCAGTGGTCACTCTAACAGAAGACAATTAATGGAATACGTCAAAAGACTTAATCCAAGACCTGAAAAAGTCATTACTTGTCACGGAGATCCATACAAAACTGTTGACTTAGCATCCTCTATTCACAGAAGTTATAAGATTGAGACCAAAACTCCAATCAACTTAGATAGTGTAAGGATTCATTAA
- a CDS encoding AI-2E family transporter — protein MGDYIKENFTFPVMLICLLGIVSLIFIFPALKMIVLGAILAFIVRPVAFKLQSKLKYSSLSIILAMVIILIPLILLVGYLTYELSSVASAILSSSSAAGAKTSIISLINYLPVNTNPEAIYQQISSSFETIVSFIASYAMSFFGKFANLTLDLFILVCSVFYFVRDGDNFLAFIRSFVPKDDLGFFDDVVGSVKDVLKSIFYGHFLTAVIIGIFGCIGYSLLGYQFGIFLGVLTGILQLIPIFGPWPIYWTLFFIDIISGNYVRAIIVLFFGFFLSSIDMYIRPALSSHYADIHPLILLVGFLAGPLVYGIVGFIVGPLILGITYTVLDCYRKKYLGVE, from the coding sequence ATGGGAGATTATATTAAAGAAAATTTCACCTTTCCAGTAATGCTAATCTGTTTATTAGGGATAGTTTCATTAATATTCATTTTCCCGGCTTTAAAAATGATTGTTCTTGGAGCTATTTTGGCTTTTATCGTTCGCCCAGTAGCTTTTAAACTTCAATCAAAATTAAAATACTCCTCACTTTCAATAATCTTGGCAATGGTTATTATTTTAATACCTTTAATATTGCTTGTAGGTTATTTAACATATGAACTATCCTCTGTTGCATCAGCAATACTTTCATCAAGTTCAGCAGCAGGTGCTAAAACTTCAATAATATCTCTTATTAACTATTTGCCAGTTAACACAAATCCTGAAGCTATTTATCAACAAATTTCTTCATCCTTTGAGACAATTGTAAGTTTCATTGCTTCTTATGCAATGAGCTTTTTTGGTAAATTTGCTAATTTGACATTAGATTTATTTATCTTGGTTTGTTCAGTATTTTACTTTGTAAGAGATGGAGACAACTTCCTTGCATTTATTAGAAGTTTTGTTCCTAAAGACGATTTGGGATTTTTCGATGATGTTGTTGGATCTGTAAAAGATGTATTGAAAAGTATATTCTATGGTCACTTTTTAACTGCAGTGATAATTGGAATTTTCGGTTGTATTGGATATTCCCTTTTAGGATATCAGTTTGGAATATTCTTAGGTGTTTTAACAGGTATTTTACAATTAATTCCAATTTTCGGACCATGGCCAATATACTGGACATTATTCTTTATTGATATTATCAGTGGAAACTACGTAAGAGCAATAATTGTTTTATTCTTCGGATTTTTCCTAAGCAGTATCGATATGTACATAAGACCTGCACTTTCAAGCCACTATGCAGATATTCATCCGTTAATCTTGCTTGTAGGATTTTTAGCAGGACCTTTAGTTTATGGTATTGTAGGTTTTATTGTAGGACCTTTAATTCTTGGAATAACCTATACTGTTTTAGACTGTTACAGAAAGAAGTATCTTGGAGTTGAATAG
- a CDS encoding dihydroorotate dehydrogenase, giving the protein MLKTNICGVEFRNPLMLAAGIMGSNASSMNWILKSGAGGVVSKSFSLNPHPGYVNPTTVAVDGGIINAIGLSNPGVANFKEELKKIDREGNISIASIYGANPDEFSSLVEEVQEYVDMIELNISCPHAMEGYGASIGQDCNLSHTIVSAAKDASDVPIIAKLTPNVTDITEIAKTCEEAGADCLSLINTLGPGMKINIDVARPVLSNKFGGMSGRPIKPIAISNVYSVYEAVDIPLIGVGGIYSWEDVVEFIYAGARAVQIGTAIMDEGVEVFGNINDGLEKFMAQKGFSSIDEMVGLAHREL; this is encoded by the coding sequence ATGTTAAAAACAAATATTTGTGGTGTAGAGTTTAGAAATCCTTTGATGTTGGCTGCAGGCATTATGGGAAGTAATGCATCATCAATGAATTGGATTTTAAAATCCGGTGCTGGTGGTGTTGTTTCAAAATCTTTTTCTTTAAATCCTCATCCTGGATATGTTAATCCTACAACTGTTGCAGTTGATGGAGGAATTATTAACGCAATTGGGCTTTCAAATCCTGGCGTGGCTAATTTCAAAGAAGAACTTAAAAAAATTGATCGTGAAGGCAATATTTCTATTGCATCAATTTATGGGGCTAATCCAGATGAATTTTCCTCATTAGTTGAAGAAGTTCAGGAATATGTTGACATGATTGAATTGAATATTTCATGTCCTCATGCTATGGAAGGTTACGGTGCATCTATTGGTCAGGACTGTAATTTAAGTCATACTATTGTTTCAGCTGCAAAAGATGCTAGTGATGTTCCAATCATTGCTAAATTAACTCCTAATGTTACTGACATTACTGAAATTGCAAAAACCTGTGAAGAAGCAGGTGCTGACTGTTTGTCATTAATCAATACATTAGGTCCGGGTATGAAAATCAACATTGACGTTGCTCGTCCTGTTTTATCCAATAAGTTTGGTGGTATGAGTGGTCGTCCAATCAAACCAATAGCTATTAGTAATGTCTATTCTGTTTATGAAGCAGTTGATATTCCTTTAATTGGTGTTGGAGGAATTTACTCCTGGGAAGATGTTGTGGAATTTATTTACGCAGGTGCAAGAGCAGTTCAAATCGGTACTGCAATAATGGACGAAGGTGTTGAGGTATTTGGAAATATTAACGACGGTTTAGAAAAGTTCATGGCTCAAAAAGGATTTTCATCTATTGATGAGATGGTTGGACTTGCACATAGGGAGTTGTAA
- the comC gene encoding L-sulfolactate dehydrogenase encodes MKIMKDNEIALVKEILKQLGASEEDQQLVAEATVDADLKGFTSHGLGRFPQYLISIDAGTINLDENITIEKETPAIALINGNSGFGQAVSYKAMQIAIKKAKEMGIACVGVHNTNHFGVTGFYSDLALRENCIGLVIANTDPAIAPVGGKEALIGTNPIALGIPSDSYITVDMATSVTARGKILESKRKGLDLPDGWALDAEGKPTNDPDEALKGSILPFGGFKGYALSLLIELLTGPLVQAGYGHGVTGTASPDKNCTKGDLYVVIDPSKFGDFDEFKANTEDFISQVRATGENVPVPGDLEVKRIAEAEANGVNIDEKLYEQLKGICDDLDIDLDSYLEE; translated from the coding sequence ATGAAGATAATGAAAGATAACGAAATAGCTCTTGTTAAAGAAATTTTAAAACAATTGGGAGCTAGTGAAGAAGATCAACAATTAGTAGCAGAAGCTACTGTTGATGCAGATTTAAAAGGATTTACATCACACGGACTTGGTAGATTCCCACAATATCTTATTAGTATTGATGCAGGAACAATCAACTTAGATGAAAACATCACTATTGAAAAAGAAACTCCTGCTATTGCATTAATTAACGGTAACAGTGGATTTGGACAAGCTGTTTCTTACAAAGCAATGCAAATTGCAATTAAAAAAGCTAAAGAAATGGGTATTGCATGTGTAGGTGTTCACAATACCAACCACTTTGGAGTTACTGGATTTTACAGTGATTTAGCTTTAAGAGAAAATTGTATTGGACTTGTAATTGCAAATACTGATCCTGCTATCGCACCTGTAGGTGGTAAAGAAGCATTAATCGGAACTAACCCTATTGCATTAGGTATTCCATCCGACAGCTACATTACTGTTGATATGGCAACTTCTGTAACCGCTCGTGGAAAAATCCTCGAATCCAAAAGAAAAGGATTAGATTTACCTGATGGATGGGCATTAGATGCTGAAGGAAAACCAACCAATGATCCAGATGAAGCATTAAAAGGATCAATCTTACCATTTGGTGGATTTAAAGGATACGCATTATCTTTATTAATTGAATTATTAACCGGACCTTTAGTACAAGCTGGATACGGACACGGAGTAACCGGTACTGCATCCCCTGATAAAAACTGTACCAAAGGAGATTTATACGTTGTTATTGACCCATCTAAATTTGGTGACTTTGACGAATTTAAAGCAAATACTGAAGATTTCATATCCCAAGTTAGAGCTACCGGTGAAAATGTTCCAGTACCTGGTGATTTAGAAGTTAAAAGAATCGCAGAAGCTGAAGCAAACGGTGTCAATATTGACGAAAAATTATACGAACAATTAAAAGGAATCTGTGACGATTTAGATATCGACTTAGATTCTTACCTTGAAGAATAA
- the purM gene encoding phosphoribosylformylglycinamidine cyclo-ligase: MVTYSESGVDIDLEAVTVSKLADKLKSTLECRDIITDSGHYAALVKLGDKGIAMSTDGVGSKILIAEMMNKYDTVGIDCIAMVVNDILCVGAEPIALVDYLAVEKPDPERAAEIAEGLVKGANESNIAIIGGETASLPGIIKDFDLAGTGIGFVDIDKIITGENIQPGNVLIGIESNGIHSNGYSLARKAIFDKGGFTVDDKMPNGETTIGEELIRPTELYVKPIVALFKEEYNINGLAHITGGGFTNLRRLKKGIGYDINDLPEVPEIFKLIYDQGVDIKEMYKVFNMGVGFVVICDESEADKIMGTLDEYCKCQIIGKVTDDEKITVKCFEGSEIEY; encoded by the coding sequence ATGGTTACATATTCAGAATCAGGTGTTGACATTGATTTGGAAGCAGTTACTGTTTCAAAATTAGCAGATAAACTCAAATCAACATTAGAATGCAGAGATATTATTACAGACAGTGGTCATTATGCTGCTTTAGTCAAATTAGGTGACAAAGGTATTGCAATGAGTACTGATGGTGTCGGAAGTAAAATTTTAATCGCGGAAATGATGAACAAATATGATACAGTAGGAATTGACTGTATTGCTATGGTTGTTAACGATATTTTATGTGTTGGAGCAGAACCAATAGCTTTAGTAGATTACCTTGCTGTTGAAAAACCAGACCCTGAAAGAGCTGCAGAAATTGCAGAAGGTTTAGTAAAAGGAGCTAATGAATCCAATATTGCAATCATTGGTGGAGAAACTGCATCACTTCCAGGAATTATTAAAGATTTCGATTTAGCAGGAACTGGTATTGGATTTGTAGATATTGACAAAATCATTACTGGTGAAAATATCCAACCAGGTAACGTTTTAATTGGTATTGAAAGTAATGGTATTCATTCTAACGGATACAGTTTAGCTAGAAAAGCAATATTCGATAAAGGTGGCTTTACTGTTGATGATAAAATGCCTAATGGTGAAACAACTATTGGTGAAGAATTAATTAGACCAACTGAATTATATGTTAAACCTATTGTTGCATTGTTCAAAGAAGAATACAATATAAATGGTCTTGCTCATATTACCGGAGGAGGTTTTACTAACCTCAGACGTTTGAAAAAAGGCATTGGATATGATATTAACGACCTTCCAGAAGTACCTGAAATATTCAAACTTATTTACGATCAAGGCGTAGATATCAAAGAAATGTACAAAGTTTTCAACATGGGTGTTGGATTTGTTGTTATCTGTGACGAAAGTGAAGCAGATAAAATTATGGGCACTTTAGATGAATATTGTAAATGCCAAATCATTGGTAAAGTAACCGATGATGAAAAAATTACAGTTAAATGTTTCGAAGGCAGCGAAATAGAATACTGA
- a CDS encoding dihydroorotate dehydrogenase electron transfer subunit, with protein MINEPKIVEITEIIDETSTIKTFKFNWDMQTLGRPNPGEFVMVWNFKNEKPMSIAQINDNELAITVKNIGEFTSQLHDLKVGDEIGIRGSYGNGFNNSFEDKHLLLIGGGVGMAPINAIASDLIKKGNKVDVVGAAITKDELLYVDALEKLGATVYPCTDDGSLGFKGFATDCTANLLEDSTYDYAFVCGPEIMMKGIFDILEDASIPAQYSLERYMKCALGVCGQCCVDDEGWRICVEGPVFENDKINQISEFGKYRRDASGVKY; from the coding sequence ATGATTAATGAACCTAAAATTGTTGAAATAACAGAAATTATTGATGAAACCTCTACTATTAAAACATTTAAATTCAATTGGGATATGCAAACACTTGGAAGACCAAATCCTGGTGAATTTGTAATGGTTTGGAATTTCAAAAATGAAAAACCAATGTCCATTGCTCAAATTAATGATAATGAATTAGCTATTACTGTAAAAAACATTGGGGAATTTACCTCTCAGTTACATGACTTAAAAGTCGGTGATGAAATCGGTATTAGGGGTAGTTATGGTAATGGATTTAACAACTCTTTTGAGGACAAACATCTATTGTTAATTGGTGGTGGAGTTGGAATGGCTCCTATTAATGCAATTGCAAGTGATTTAATCAAAAAAGGAAATAAAGTTGATGTTGTAGGTGCAGCTATTACCAAAGATGAATTATTATACGTTGATGCTCTTGAAAAATTAGGTGCTACAGTTTATCCTTGTACTGATGATGGAAGTTTAGGATTTAAAGGATTTGCAACAGATTGTACTGCTAATTTACTTGAAGATTCAACTTATGATTATGCATTTGTCTGTGGTCCTGAGATAATGATGAAAGGAATTTTCGATATCCTTGAAGATGCATCAATACCTGCACAATATTCTCTTGAAAGATACATGAAATGCGCACTTGGTGTGTGTGGACAGTGTTGTGTTGATGATGAAGGTTGGAGAATATGTGTAGAAGGACCTGTTTTTGAAAATGACAAAATAAATCAAATAAGCGAATTTGGAAAATACAGAAGAGATGCATCTGGAGTTAAATACTAA